In a single window of the Elaeis guineensis isolate ETL-2024a chromosome 6, EG11, whole genome shotgun sequence genome:
- the LOC140858806 gene encoding uncharacterized protein, protein MKNAKKEATQAEEDRQVEAARLKEKILPSKLLKISSDSSAPGSSESSSTSNPQVAVSADEPASEAGPHPIFALGAIPCSSTPDELLLIRVRYGVPPEYDLELPGPSDRASTPPPGRFCLYQEVFRAGLRLPLPVFVAAFFRFLDISLASVAPNSFRFLIGFLSLCHIAEVQPSLSLFRHFYTFKRHPSVKDWWYFSPQFGKKGLLKGAPSSIYNWKEKFLFVHCPTLELGLPPWGSLRDFVRRAPSLGEDDLQAAQKLLTYPAPSLPNLLREQLLFNIGLSPQDPATMDAEATRMLAKGMRAQKRKGATASGSAKRARAEETSLVAPVQAVPAIDIPSDAEPVAPRASSRSPPTGAPALGVRPMEAPAAGRRRKSVARRASSHRAAADESVCSEGGSENPFNDKDLIRRLLDGCILSDVVERIDRVDPEQRAWDSLGSFLEIGHQLFAYVEATSRMRRDLLQAEERRQAKVACLQAKTAEVATLQEALERERQAREEERQAREEERWILEESARKAEAEVAHLVEQTPVLVLEARALAVEEFKASAEMRELNVQFGQEAFTKGFELCQEKVASRFPDLDLGFLEESEDEAGPSSAATAVAPPTPSSPPPAPEV, encoded by the exons atcctcccttcgaaactactcaaaatatcttctgactcttctgctcccggcagttctgagagttcctccacttcaaacccccaggtcgctGTCTCTGCGGATGAGCCTGCGTCCGAGGCAGGGCCTCACCCGATTTTTGCACTGGGcgctattccatgttcgtcgactccggatgaactccttctgataagggttcggtatggggtccctccagagtacgacctggagctacctggcccctctgatcgggccagcactccccctcctggtcgcttctgtttgtaccaggaagtgttccgtgccggactccggcttccgcttcctgtcttcgttgctgccttcttccgcttcttagacatttctctcgcctccgtggccccgaattcctttaggtttttgatagggtttctctccctctgccacatagccgaggtccaaccgtccctctccttgttcaggcatttttataccttcaaacgccatccttcggtgaaggactggtggtacttctccccccagtttggtaagaaggggttgctgaagggcgccccttcttcaatttacaattggaaggagaaatttctcttcgtccactgcccgaccctggaactgggcctgcccccttgggggtccctgagggatttcgtccgtcgggctcccagcctgggggaggacgaccttcaggccgcccagaagctcctaacttatcccgctccttcccttcctaatcttctgagggagcagcttcttttcaacatcggcctgagccctcaggatccagcaa ccatggacgccgaagcaacgcggatgctcgccaagggcatgagggctcagaagaggaagggcgcgacggcctccggatcggcgaagagggccagggcggaggagacgagcttggttgcgcccgtccaggcggtcccggccatcgacattccttcagatgccgagccagtggccccccgggcttcctcgaggagcccgccgactggggcccccgctctgggggttcgccccatggaggcgcccgccgcggggaggaggaggaaatcggtggctcgtcgggcgagtagccaccgagctgctgcagacgagtccgtctgctccgaggggggatcggagaaccccttcaacgacaaggacttgatcaggcggctgctcgatggctgcatcctgtccgacgtcgtggagaggatcgaccgcgtcgatcccgagcagcgggcctgggactctttggggtccttcctcgag attgggcaccagctcttcgcctatgtcgaggcgacgagccgcatgagaagggacctccttcaggcggaggaacgccgtCAGGCCAAGGTTGcttgcctccaagcgaagacggctgaagtagccaccctccaggaggccctggaaagagagaggcaagcccgggaagaggagagacaagcccgggaagaggagagatggatcttggaggagtcagcgaggaaggcggaggccgaggtcgcccatttggtcgagcaaactccggttttggtcttggaggccagggcccttgcggtggaggagttcaaggcttccgcggagatgagggaactgaacgtccagttcggccaggaggcattcactaaggggttcgagctctgccaagagaaggtggccagcagattccccgaccttgatctcggctttcttgaggagtctgaagacgaggccggcccttcgtccgccgccaccgcagtcgcaccccccacgccgagttctccacctcctgcccctgaggtctga